The Triticum aestivum cultivar Chinese Spring chromosome 7B, IWGSC CS RefSeq v2.1, whole genome shotgun sequence genome window below encodes:
- the LOC123161789 gene encoding basic blue protein: MPPSHCCRLLAVALLSVLLLWRPAGAAEYPVGDGINGWDTGTNYASWAQSRSFAPGDVLVFEYVKSQHNVYQVTEAAYRTCDPSAPGSVLATYDTGFDKVPLPEAKSYWFICEISGHCMGGMKLAVNVSAGSSGGGAPAPDTPPSPSAGAACRSSWVAWAAGLVVLGAVHVLVN, encoded by the exons ATGCCGCCGTCTCACTGCTGCCGGCTGCTGGCGGTGGCCCTGCTCTCCGTGCTGCTCCTGTGGCGGCCGGCCGGCGCGGCCGAGTACCCGGTCGGCGACGGCATCAACGGCTGGGACACCGGCACCAACTACGCCTCCTGGGCGCAGAGCCGCTCCTTCGCCCCCGGCGACGTCCTAG TGTTCGAGTACGTCAAGAGCCAGCACAACGTCTACCAGGTGACGGAGGCCGCGTACCGGACGTGCGACCCCTCCGCCCCCGGCTCCGTGCTCGCCACCTACGACACCGGCTTCGACAAGGTCCCTCTCCCGGAGGCCAAGAGCTACTGGTTCATCTGCGAGATCTCCGGTCACTGCATGGGCGGTATGAAGCTCGCCGTCAACGTCTCTGCGGGCTCTTCCGGAGGGGGTGCACCGGCGCCTGACACGCCGCCGTCCCCGTCAGCCGGTGCCGCTTGCCGGAGCAGCTGGGTGGCCTGGGCCGCCGGCTTGGTGGTGCTCGGCGCAGTGCACGTCTTGGTCAACTGA
- the LOC123160873 gene encoding bZIP transcription factor 27, translating into MANYRLGGGGNGHYEMAAAAAAAWRGPESPQLSLMSGCSSLFSISGLRDDDADLHLLAGARSLPSTPVSFGGFAGGDEVDMELQQQGGSSGGDDRRTVRMMRNRESALRSRARKRAYVEELEKEVRRLVDDNLKLKKQCKELKREVAALILPTKSSLRRTASTQF; encoded by the exons ATGGCGAACTaccggctcggcggcggcggcaacgggcACTACgagatggcggcggcagcggccgcgGCGTGGAGGGGGCCGGAGAGCCCGCAGCTGAGCCTCATGAGCGGGTGTAGCTCCCTCTTCTCCATCTCCGGCCTGCGGGACGACGATGCCGACCTCCACCTCCTGGCCGGCGCGCGCTCGCTGCCGTCCACGCCTGTCTCGTTTGGTGGGTTCGCCGGCGGTGATGAGGTCGACATGGAGCTGCAGCAGCAGGGTGGCAGCAGTGGCGGCGACGACCGGAGGACGGTCCGGATGATGCGCAACAGGGAGTCTGCCCTGCGCTCCAGGGCCAGGAAGAGG GCATATGTGGAGGAACTCGAGAAGGAGGTTCGACGTCTGGTGGATGACAACCTCAAGCTGAAGAAACAGTGCAAAGAG CTGAAGCGGGAGGTGGCCGCCCTGATCCTGCCCACCAAGAGCTCTCTACGGCGAACCGCATCCACCCAGTTCTGA